TGGACGAGGATGCGCGCCGCTTCGGCGATGCGCGGCGCACCCTGGTGGAGGAGGCGGCGCGCGCCACGGTCGAGGCCAAGGTGCTCGACGAAGCGGTGACGGTGATCGTTTCGCAGCAGGGATACGTACGCGCGCGCAGCGGTCACGGCCACGATGCCGGGCAGTTCGGTTTCAAGGCGGGCGACGCGCTGTACGGCGCCTTCGCGTGCCGTACGGTCGATCATCTGGTGGCGGTCGGATCGAACGGCCGCTGCTACACCATCCCGGTCGCCAGTCTGCCTTCGGCGCGCGGCGACGGCTTGCCGGTGACGGCGATGATCGACCTCGAAGCCGGGACGCGCCTGCTTGCCTACGTCGCCGGCGCAGCGGCGACGCCGCTGGTGTTGGCCACCAGTGCGGGCATGGGGTTCGCCTGCCAGATCGGCGATCTGTTGAGCCGGCAGAAGGGTGGCAAGCAGTTCCTGAATCTGGACGAAGGCGCCGAACCGCTGCGGCCGGCGATCGTCGACCCGGCGCACCACGACCGGATCGCCTGCGTGTCGGAACGCGGACGGTTGCTGGTATTCCCCGCCGCGGAAATCAAGTCGCAGGCGGGCGGCGGGCGCGGCGTCCGGTTCATGGGCCTGGATGTCGGGGAAAAGATGGTCGGCTCGGTCAGTTGTTCGGCCTCAGGGGTGGTGGTTTCGGGGGTCGCCGCGCGGTCCGGCAAGGCGGTGGAAGTGGTGGTGGCCGGCCGCGACCTGGCGGGATATGCCGGCAGTCGGGCGCGCAAGGGAACGGCACTCAAGCCGCGGATGCAGGTGACCCTGATTCGCAGCCCTTCGCCTTAGTGTCCTGCGTCATTCCGGTTCGAGCGCAAGTGCGACGCGCACGGTCGGGCGCGCCTTTCGTGCGTGCCGGATGCGTGCGCAAGGTGGGTGTCGCGCTCGGGATCCGGGCGCCCTGCACCGGTTCCGGCCCGGTGTCGCGGTCGGCCCTGCAGGCCGACTCCGTTGCGCTGCTCGGAGTCGGGGCGCACGGCCAACTCGCTCTGCGTCCTGCGGACGCGACGCTCGGACAGGGGCCGTGAGTCAGAAGTGGAAGCGCGCAGTCGCGCGCCGCCCCGTCTCCTGCGCTGCGCACCGCGCCCCCTGATGGGGCCGGAACCGGTACAGGGCACCCGGATCCCGCGGCAAACGCCGTGGCATTGCGAGCACGAGATCGCATCATTCGGGATCATGGCAATTCCAATGGAGGGGGGCCTTGCTTGGTTGCCGGGTCGAGGTCGTGGCGGCGAGACGCAGCCACCGCTCGCCGGCGGGGTGCAACCGCCATCGCTGCAATCGGCTTCCGATGGCGGTCTTTTCTTCGTGCCCCATTTCCAAAGCACTACACTAGCCGGTTGTTCCGGGCGCGGGGAAGCAGGGATGGTTGCACCCGCGCGCAAGGCAGAGGGGGATGCATGGGCAGAGTGCTTGAATTTTCCATCTGCGGCCCCATCTTTGCGGCGGATTCTTTTTCGTCACCAGGAATTTCCATGAGCCAAGAACAAACCACCGATTCCCGTCAGACCCTCGGATTCCAGGCCGAGGTGAAGCAGTTGCTGCACCTGATGATCCATTCGCTTTACAGCAATCGCGAGATCTTCCTGCGCGAACTGGTGAGCAACGCATCCGACGCCTGCGACCGACTGCGCTTCGAGGCGATCGCCGATCCCGCCCTGCTTTCGGCCGGAGAGGAACTCGCGATCGAGGTCCGCTATGACAAGGAGGCCAAGACCATCACCGTCTCCGACAACGGCATCGGCATGTCGCGCGAGGAGATGATCCAGCATCTCGGCACCATCGCCAAGAGCGGCACGCGCGAATTCTTTTCGCAGCTGACCGGAGACCAGCGCAAGGATGCCCAGCTCATCGGCCAGTTCGGCGTGGGCTTCTACTCGGCGTTCATCGTCGCCGACCAGGTGCGCGTGATTTCGCGGCGCGCGGGCGCGGCGGATGCGGCGTGCTGGGAGTCCGACGGCGGCGGCGAGTTCACGGTCGAACCGGCGGAGCGCGCGCACCGCGGCACCGACATCATCCTGCACTGCCGGGAGGGCAACGAGGATCTGCTGTCGAGTTGGAAGATCAAGTCTATCCTGACCCGGTACTCCGACCACATCGCGACGCCCATCCGCATGGTCAAGGAGGAATGGGACAAGGATGCCAACGAGTTGCGCGCCACCGGCGAGATGGAGACTGTCAACCGGGCATCGGCGTTGTGGGCGCGCGCCAAGTCGGACATCACCGACGAGCAGTACAAGGAGTTCTACAAGCACGTCGCGCACGATTTCTCCGATCCCCTGGCGTGGACCCACAACCGCGTCGAGGGCCGCAACGAGTATGTGCAGCTGCTCTATCTGCCGTCGAAGGCCCCTTTCGATCTATGGGACCGCAAGCACACCCACGGCCTGAAGCTGTACGTCAAGCGCGTGTTCATCATGGACGACGCGGAACAGCTGCTGCCGGCCTATCTGCGTTTCGTGCGCGGCGTCGTCGACTCGAGCGATCTGCCGCTCAACGTCTCGCGCGAGATCCTGCAGGAAAGCCGCGACGTGAAGCTGATCCGCGAGGGCTGCACCAAGCGCGTGCTGTCGCTGCTCGAGGACCTGGCGCAGAACCGTCCGGACGACTACGCGACGTTCTGGGCCGAGTTCGGCACGGTGCTAAAGGAAGGCATCGGCGAGGATTCCGCCAACGCCGAGCGCATCGCCAAGCTGCTGCGGTTTGCATCGACGGCGGGAGATGCGATGATCTCGCTTGCCGACTACGTCGCCCGGATGAAGCCCGAACAGACGGAAATCTACTACGTCACCGGCGATACGCCGGCGGCCGCACGCAACAGCCCGCACCTGGAGATCTTCCGCAAGAAGGGCGTCGAGGTGCTGTTGCTGACCGACCGCGTCGACGAATGGATGCTGTCCTTCCTGACGGAGTTCGAGGGCAAGCCGTTGCGTTCGGTGGCGAAGGGCGATCTCGCCCTCGACGCACTGGCTGACGCGCAGGAAAAGGAAGACCGGCAGAAAGCCGAGGACGAGTTCAAGGACCTGGTTGGGCGGGTGAAGGAGGCCTTGGGCGAGCGCGTGTCCGACGTGCGGATCACCATGCGGCTCACCGATTCCCCGGCCTGCGTGGTGGTCGACAAGGATGCGATGAGTGCCCACCTCCAGCGCATGCTCAAGGCCGCGGGACAGCAGGTCGCCCCGCAGGCCCCGGTGCTCGAGCTCAATCCGCACCATGCCCTCGTGCAGCGGTTGCAGGGCGAGGATGCGGCGCATCTCGCGGACTGGGCAAATCTGCTGCTCGATCAGGCCGTCCTGGCGGAAGGGGGGCAGGTCGAGGATCCCGCCGGATTCGTCAAGCGCATGAACGCGCTGCTGCTGGGGCGCGGATCGATGTGATCACGTTCTCGGAAGCGAACGGGGTCCGCTATCTGCATTTCGGTACGGAATGGGTCCAGGGTGCGATGCGGCTGTCGCACCCGTACCGCCTGGAGCTCGAATACCAGCGGCAGATGATGGCACCGCTGGTATTCGCGCCGCAGCCCCGCGCGGTTCTGCAACTGGGGCTGGGCGCGGCGGCGCTGACCAAGTTCTGCCACCGGTACCTGCCGGATTCCCGTGTCACCGTGGTGGAAATCGATCCGGCGGTGATTCTCGCTGCGCGGCAGTGGTTCGCCCTGCCGCCGGACGATGCCCGCCTGCGCGTGGCGCGCGCCGATGGCCGGGCATATCTCGATCGCCACCCGGCAAGCGCCGACTGGTTGCAGGTGGATCTCTACGATGCGGGTGCGAAAGGGCCGGTGTACGACGATGTGCCCTTCTATGCCGCCTGCCGCGGGGCCTTGCGCGACGGCGGGGTGGCGGCATTCAACCTGTTCGGACGGGGCCTGCGGCATAGCCTGCGGGCCCTCGACGAGGTATTCTCCCGGCGCTGGGTCCGCCTGCCGGCGACGGCCGAGGGCAACCACGTCGTCCTGGCGTTTGCCGGCGACTGCAGCCTGGCCGCGGCCGGTCGGGCGGCGGCAGCGCGGTCGGTGGAGGCGCGATTCGGACTCCCGGCGCCGGCGTGGATCGACGGCCTACGAGGTCCGGCTGACCGCGGCATGCCGTATTGATGGGCGGTCCCGTATTTTTTCAGTATATTTTCAGGTTTGCCGTCGCACACTACGCGTTTCCTTGCCATGGGCGGGCACCACGATGGCCTTCGCGAGCCGATGATCCAGAATGCAGACTTGTCCGGGGATTTCGTCGGGGATGGTTTCCCGGCGGGATACGCGGAGCATTCCCGCGACGCGTTGCAGGCGGCCGTGGCGGTCGTGTCCGGGCTGTCGGCGTCGTCGTTTTCCGGCATCGTCGATCGGGTTCGCGACATGATCTCGCTGGTCCGGGATTTCAACGTCAGCTTGCCGTGGGTGCGGGGATTGCTGGCGGCCAAGTCCGAGGCGCTGCGGGATGCTTATCTGCGGCGCTTGCGACAGCGGCAGGATGCCGCGGTGGCGGGACTGTTCTCCGATGACCCGAACTGGCGCAGGCCGTCCGGGTCGGGGGTCGACGTGCTGGTGGCGGGGGACGGAGTCGCGGACCGGATCGTCGATCGGGTCGCCGCCCGCATCGTCGGGCGCATGCGCACCGCGGCCGAGGAGCCGCTGCGCGAATTGCAGGCCATCGTTCGCGTTTTGTCCGACCGCGAGGATCTTCCGGTTTCGGCCAACCCGTTTGCGCCCGACGTGTTCGTCGGCGCCCTGATGCAGGCGGCCGTGGATGTCGGGCTGGCACCGCAGGCCTGGGTCGCATTCCTTACCGTATTTGAACGCGATCTCGGTGCCGAGGTGCGGCGGATCGAACATGCCGTGGTCGAGCACTTTCGCCTCCAGGGGGTCGATCCGCGCTCGGGGGCGCGACCGGACTCCCGACAGGATTCCCGGCAGGACGCATGGCAACAGGACCAGCGGGTCCGGTCGTGGATCGCGTACCTGCGCCGCCGGAGCGCGGCCGGCGATCTGAGTCGGGCGGATGCGCGGGGCGATGGGGTGGCCGCGCAGGCAGACCTCCA
This genomic window from Burkholderiales bacterium GJ-E10 contains:
- a CDS encoding heat shock protein 90 codes for the protein MSQEQTTDSRQTLGFQAEVKQLLHLMIHSLYSNREIFLRELVSNASDACDRLRFEAIADPALLSAGEELAIEVRYDKEAKTITVSDNGIGMSREEMIQHLGTIAKSGTREFFSQLTGDQRKDAQLIGQFGVGFYSAFIVADQVRVISRRAGAADAACWESDGGGEFTVEPAERAHRGTDIILHCREGNEDLLSSWKIKSILTRYSDHIATPIRMVKEEWDKDANELRATGEMETVNRASALWARAKSDITDEQYKEFYKHVAHDFSDPLAWTHNRVEGRNEYVQLLYLPSKAPFDLWDRKHTHGLKLYVKRVFIMDDAEQLLPAYLRFVRGVVDSSDLPLNVSREILQESRDVKLIREGCTKRVLSLLEDLAQNRPDDYATFWAEFGTVLKEGIGEDSANAERIAKLLRFASTAGDAMISLADYVARMKPEQTEIYYVTGDTPAAARNSPHLEIFRKKGVEVLLLTDRVDEWMLSFLTEFEGKPLRSVAKGDLALDALADAQEKEDRQKAEDEFKDLVGRVKEALGERVSDVRITMRLTDSPACVVVDKDAMSAHLQRMLKAAGQQVAPQAPVLELNPHHALVQRLQGEDAAHLADWANLLLDQAVLAEGGQVEDPAGFVKRMNALLLGRGSM